Proteins encoded within one genomic window of Gloeobacter kilaueensis JS1:
- a CDS encoding cyclic peptide export ABC transporter, producing MNLLKLLLGYSWRNVALAAVAGLAGGAISASILAVINTSLTRRDIPLGQLALLFGALVLAMLVCNLLSRILLLQVSQQALMDLRLQLSRQILAAPLLQLERAGISRLFATFTDDIPTIAASLFQLPPFCINAAILIGCLGYITWLAPLGLAIAIAAIVLSLSSYKLLEAPATRYFIQAREEWDRLIRHFQALTEGNKELKLHWRRREAFVSDNLRPSVQNLYEHNVAGGRYFAVAISWAQALHFLLVGALLFLLPLLAGVSSPVLTGCTLTAFYMAGAIGALFEALPILQRAQVALAKVEALGLTLASATGGESQPAEEPTSSTAWQRLELVAATHTYYREQEDDYFSLGPIHLSFVPGEVVFLVGGNGSGKTTLAKLLLGLYPPETGEIRLDGIPIDDHNREQYRQLFTAVFSDGYLFENLIGLDHPELDRRAGDYLERLQLKHKVSVRSGEFSTVALSQGQRKRLTLLTAYLEDRPFYIFDEWAANQDPHFKDIFYLKLLPELKERGKTVLVITHDDRYFPVADRILKLENGRLLAPEATLSGVTGERTL from the coding sequence ATGAATCTGCTGAAGTTGCTGCTCGGCTACTCGTGGCGCAACGTCGCCCTGGCGGCGGTGGCCGGTCTTGCCGGCGGAGCGATCAGCGCCTCGATCCTGGCGGTGATCAACACCAGTCTCACCCGGCGCGACATCCCCCTGGGCCAGCTTGCCCTGCTCTTCGGGGCACTCGTGCTGGCGATGCTCGTCTGCAACCTACTCTCGCGCATTCTGCTATTACAGGTCTCCCAGCAGGCATTGATGGATCTGCGGCTCCAGTTGAGCCGCCAGATTCTCGCCGCACCGCTCTTACAACTGGAGCGCGCCGGGATCTCGCGCCTGTTTGCCACCTTCACCGACGACATCCCGACAATTGCCGCCAGCCTCTTTCAGTTGCCGCCCTTCTGTATCAACGCCGCGATCTTGATCGGCTGCCTGGGCTACATCACCTGGCTCGCTCCCCTCGGTCTGGCAATCGCTATCGCAGCGATTGTCCTCTCGCTGAGCAGTTACAAGCTCCTCGAAGCCCCAGCCACCCGCTACTTCATCCAGGCGCGCGAGGAGTGGGACCGGCTCATCCGTCACTTTCAGGCGCTCACCGAGGGCAACAAAGAACTCAAACTGCACTGGCGGCGGCGCGAAGCGTTTGTCAGCGACAACCTGCGACCGAGTGTGCAGAATCTCTACGAGCACAATGTCGCGGGTGGACGGTACTTTGCTGTCGCCATCAGTTGGGCGCAGGCGCTGCACTTTCTACTGGTCGGAGCGCTGCTATTTTTGCTGCCACTGCTGGCCGGGGTGAGTTCGCCGGTGCTCACCGGCTGCACCCTCACCGCCTTCTACATGGCCGGGGCGATCGGGGCGCTGTTTGAAGCGCTGCCAATATTGCAGCGCGCCCAGGTAGCCCTCGCCAAGGTCGAAGCCCTCGGCCTCACCCTCGCCAGTGCAACCGGCGGCGAATCCCAACCAGCCGAAGAACCGACCAGTTCGACGGCCTGGCAGCGACTGGAACTTGTTGCTGCCACCCACACCTACTACCGCGAGCAGGAGGACGATTACTTCAGCCTTGGCCCGATTCACCTCAGCTTTGTACCGGGCGAGGTGGTCTTTCTAGTCGGGGGCAACGGCAGCGGCAAGACGACCCTGGCGAAGCTGCTGCTGGGGCTCTATCCGCCGGAGACGGGCGAAATCCGCCTCGACGGCATCCCCATCGACGACCACAACCGCGAGCAGTACCGGCAACTATTTACAGCCGTCTTCTCGGACGGCTATCTATTCGAGAACTTGATCGGCCTCGATCACCCAGAATTGGATCGGCGGGCAGGCGATTATCTGGAGCGGCTGCAGCTGAAGCACAAAGTCTCCGTCCGCTCAGGAGAATTTTCGACCGTCGCCCTTTCCCAGGGCCAGCGCAAGCGTTTGACCCTGCTTACTGCCTACCTGGAGGACCGGCCCTTCTACATCTTCGACGAGTGGGCGGCCAATCAAGACCCCCACTTCAAAGACATCTTCTACCTCAAACTATTGCCAGAACTGAAGGAGCGGGGCAAGACCGTCCTGGTCATCACCCACGACGATCGCTATTTTCCGGTAGCCGACCGCATCCTCAAGCTCGAAAACGGACGGCTACTTGCTCCCGAAGCAACCCTTTCGGGGGTTACGGGCGAGCGAACTCTCTAA
- a CDS encoding non-ribosomal peptide synthetase: protein MSGTPKRRLGLSAAKRALLDLMLAEEGIAAQPGGNTAIPRRPEEAGPAPLSFAQQRLWFLDQLEPGTSVYTIPGGIHIQGKLDIPAFERSLDAVIRRHDSLRTTFVNCEGEPVQVVAPHRPFTLPIQDLSHLKAGERQRESRRLTDEEATRPFDLAQGPLLRVQLLRLADEEHILILTMHHIISDGWSLGVLIRELAILYEAHRRGEGATLPDLPIQYSDFAAWQQQWLTSEAYKEQLTYWQQKLTGAPTVLTLPSDHSRPPVQSYRGRTHSFPIPSSLLPGLNRLAAQEGATLFMVLLAAFKVLLFRYTHQSDLLVGSLIANRNRSEIEPLIGFFVNTLVLRTDLGGEPSFRELLGRVRQTTLGAYAHQDLPFEKVVDYLKPERTLSHAPLFQVMFVLQNMPMHAAANDDGPRFTPLEFPNPISKFDLLLTMLETSQELGATFQYNTDLFEPETIERMAGHLLTLLESLVANPDQAITSLPLLTAQEIQLFSQWNATDRDYPRHLCIHQLFEQQVERTPEATALVWGKEKLSYRELNHRANQLAHHLQSLGVGAEVPVGICLERSPELIVSLLAVLKAGGAYLPLDPAYPSERLAFMIQDAGLNVVLGQSLPNNLLNLPATHFIDIDHLELANLPTANLSTTVRGENLAYVLYTSGSTGIPKGVLTPHRAVLRLLLNNPFFEVEEDETFLQLAPVAFDASTFEIWAPLLHGATLVLAPARKLSLAEIAQLIEAHHITTLWLTAGLFHLMLTEQLPTLAKVRQLLAGGDVLSLPHVRKLLEQPGERVVINGYGPTESTTFACCYRMDRNTQLEGSVPIGKPIANTRVYVLDARAELVPVGVVGELFIGGDGLARGYLNRPELTAEKFVSDPFSESGGKLYRSGDLARWRAEGVLEFVGRLDNQVKLRGFRIELAEVEAALVSYPDLREATATVWQNETTGDRSLVAYVVGEEDRPLPAVQLRAYLKERLPEYMIPSLFVALPQLPLTANGKLDRAALPDPFLVARPSAQVPPRTPLELQLVQIWEELLALKPIGVTDNFFDLGGNSLLAVHLLARIQKQLDLKLPLAAFFRSATIESLAQQLQGSAPAPSSPLVTLQPLGKELPFFCVHPAGGGVLCLVDLARQSGAERPFYGLQVPAVDQEVELHASVESMAADYLQALRAVQPHGPYALGGYSMGAAVAFEMALRLEAEGERVAVLVVLDLAAPGSEERQDGSDESAILADLARGLRVPLTESELRNCEQPEERLRLFVEKAQAVHALPPDVDLILARRLLDVYRINLLALARYRPATAIAAPVALFEAGEERNFAPGWQPLTRAGLTSYRVPGDHDSCLFEPQVTVLAARLSECLAAHTSGGKG from the coding sequence ATGAGTGGGACTCCAAAACGCCGATTGGGACTGTCCGCCGCCAAGCGCGCCCTGCTCGATCTGATGCTCGCGGAGGAAGGCATTGCCGCCCAGCCGGGCGGTAACACCGCCATTCCGCGCCGCCCGGAGGAGGCTGGCCCGGCTCCGCTCTCCTTTGCCCAGCAGCGGCTCTGGTTCCTCGATCAACTCGAACCCGGCACCTCCGTCTACACGATCCCCGGCGGCATTCACATTCAGGGCAAACTTGACATTCCTGCCTTCGAGCGCAGCCTCGATGCGGTGATCCGCCGCCACGACAGCCTGCGCACGACGTTCGTGAACTGCGAGGGCGAACCTGTGCAGGTGGTTGCTCCCCACCGGCCCTTCACCCTGCCCATTCAGGATCTGAGCCACCTGAAAGCGGGGGAGCGGCAGAGAGAATCGCGGCGTCTCACCGACGAAGAAGCGACCCGGCCCTTCGACCTCGCCCAGGGACCACTGCTGCGGGTGCAGTTGCTCCGTCTGGCCGACGAAGAGCACATCTTGATTCTCACCATGCACCACATCATCAGCGACGGCTGGTCGCTGGGCGTGCTCATCCGCGAACTGGCGATTCTCTACGAAGCGCACCGCCGGGGAGAAGGGGCTACGCTGCCCGATTTGCCGATTCAGTACAGCGATTTTGCAGCCTGGCAACAGCAATGGCTCACGAGCGAAGCCTACAAGGAACAACTCACCTACTGGCAGCAAAAACTCACCGGCGCACCGACGGTCCTCACCCTCCCCTCCGATCACTCCCGTCCCCCCGTCCAGAGCTACCGGGGCAGAACCCACAGCTTCCCCATTCCCAGTTCCCTGCTGCCGGGCCTGAATCGCCTGGCTGCCCAGGAAGGAGCGACGCTCTTCATGGTGCTCCTCGCTGCCTTCAAGGTGCTGCTGTTTCGCTACACCCATCAATCCGATCTGCTGGTCGGTTCACTCATCGCCAACCGCAACCGCTCAGAAATCGAGCCTTTGATCGGCTTTTTCGTCAACACGCTGGTTCTACGAACGGACCTGGGCGGTGAACCGAGCTTCCGCGAGCTACTGGGAAGAGTGCGGCAGACCACCCTCGGAGCCTACGCCCACCAGGATCTGCCCTTCGAGAAGGTGGTGGACTACCTCAAGCCCGAGCGCACCCTCAGCCACGCGCCTCTGTTTCAGGTGATGTTCGTCCTGCAGAACATGCCGATGCACGCGGCAGCGAACGACGACGGCCCGCGCTTCACACCGCTGGAATTTCCGAACCCAATTTCCAAGTTCGACCTGCTGCTCACGATGCTCGAAACCAGCCAGGAACTGGGGGCCACCTTCCAGTACAACACGGACCTCTTCGAGCCCGAGACGATCGAGCGGATGGCAGGTCATCTGCTCACACTGTTAGAATCCCTCGTCGCCAACCCCGACCAGGCCATCACTTCCCTGCCGTTACTGACTGCTCAGGAAATACAACTCTTCAGTCAGTGGAACGCTACAGATCGCGACTACCCGCGCCACCTCTGCATCCATCAACTTTTCGAGCAGCAGGTAGAACGCACACCGGAAGCAACTGCTCTCGTCTGGGGCAAAGAAAAACTCAGTTACCGGGAGTTGAACCACCGAGCCAACCAGCTTGCCCACCACCTCCAATCCCTCGGAGTTGGAGCGGAAGTACCAGTTGGCATCTGTCTGGAACGCAGTCCGGAACTGATTGTCAGCCTGCTGGCGGTCTTGAAAGCAGGCGGTGCCTACCTTCCCCTCGATCCGGCCTATCCAAGCGAAAGACTGGCCTTCATGATCCAGGATGCGGGGCTGAACGTTGTCCTGGGCCAGTCGCTTCCGAATAACCTCCTGAACCTTCCTGCCACCCACTTTATCGACATCGATCATCTGGAACTGGCCAATCTCCCGACAGCAAACCTGTCAACAACTGTCCGGGGTGAGAACCTGGCCTACGTGCTGTACACCAGCGGTTCCACCGGCATCCCTAAAGGTGTGCTCACTCCCCACAGAGCCGTCCTCCGACTGCTCCTCAACAACCCTTTCTTTGAGGTGGAAGAAGACGAAACCTTCCTCCAACTTGCTCCCGTCGCCTTCGACGCCTCCACCTTTGAAATCTGGGCTCCCTTGCTCCACGGTGCCACCCTCGTCCTTGCTCCTGCCCGAAAGCTCTCCTTAGCAGAAATCGCTCAGCTCATCGAAGCTCACCACATCACAACCCTGTGGCTGACAGCAGGACTGTTCCACCTGATGCTCACAGAACAACTCCCTACCCTTGCAAAAGTCCGTCAACTGCTCGCCGGGGGCGATGTACTCTCGCTTCCCCATGTGCGGAAATTGCTTGAGCAACCGGGAGAACGAGTCGTCATCAACGGTTACGGTCCCACCGAGAGCACGACCTTTGCCTGTTGTTATCGGATGGACAGGAACACGCAGTTAGAAGGGAGTGTGCCGATAGGAAAGCCGATAGCGAACACGCGGGTGTACGTGCTGGATGCTCGGGCTGAGTTGGTGCCGGTGGGAGTGGTGGGAGAGCTGTTTATCGGCGGCGACGGTCTGGCACGGGGGTATCTCAATCGGCCTGAGCTGACGGCAGAAAAGTTCGTCTCTGACCCGTTCAGTGAGTCCGGTGGGAAGCTGTACCGGAGCGGGGATCTGGCGCGCTGGAGAGCGGAGGGGGTGCTGGAATTTGTGGGTCGGCTGGACAACCAGGTGAAGCTGCGCGGTTTCCGCATCGAGCTGGCGGAGGTAGAAGCTGCCCTCGTGAGCTATCCCGACCTGCGCGAGGCAACAGCGACCGTCTGGCAGAACGAGACAACGGGAGATCGTTCGCTGGTCGCCTATGTAGTCGGTGAAGAGGATCGTCCGCTCCCTGCTGTCCAGTTGCGCGCTTACCTGAAAGAACGCCTGCCGGAGTACATGATCCCCTCGCTTTTTGTGGCGCTCCCGCAACTACCCCTCACCGCCAACGGCAAGCTGGACCGGGCAGCGTTGCCGGACCCGTTCCTCGTAGCTCGACCGTCTGCCCAGGTACCACCGCGCACACCTCTGGAACTGCAACTGGTCCAGATCTGGGAGGAATTGCTCGCTCTCAAGCCCATAGGGGTTACAGACAATTTCTTCGATCTGGGCGGCAATTCGCTTCTGGCCGTTCACCTGCTGGCGCGCATCCAGAAACAGCTCGATTTGAAGCTGCCCCTTGCCGCCTTCTTCCGCTCCGCCACGATCGAAAGTCTGGCCCAGCAACTCCAGGGATCTGCCCCCGCTCCCTCCTCGCCGCTGGTAACTCTGCAACCCCTGGGCAAGGAGCTGCCCTTCTTCTGCGTCCATCCCGCCGGTGGGGGCGTGCTCTGCCTGGTGGATCTGGCCCGGCAGTCAGGCGCGGAGCGGCCCTTCTACGGGCTGCAGGTACCGGCGGTGGATCAGGAGGTGGAACTGCACGCGAGCGTCGAGTCGATGGCCGCCGATTATCTGCAGGCTCTGCGCGCCGTCCAGCCCCACGGACCTTACGCGCTGGGCGGCTACAGCATGGGGGCAGCCGTCGCCTTCGAGATGGCCCTCCGGCTCGAAGCGGAAGGCGAGCGCGTCGCGGTTCTGGTGGTCCTCGATCTGGCCGCTCCAGGAAGTGAAGAAAGGCAGGACGGAAGCGACGAGAGCGCCATCCTCGCCGATCTCGCTCGCGGCCTGCGCGTACCGCTTACAGAATCCGAATTGCGCAACTGCGAACAGCCGGAGGAACGCCTGCGGCTCTTTGTCGAAAAGGCCCAGGCCGTCCACGCGCTGCCGCCGGATGTGGATCTGATCCTCGCCCGCCGCCTGCTGGATGTCTATCGGATCAACCTGCTCGCCCTTGCCCGCTACCGGCCCGCCACTGCCATCGCTGCACCCGTCGCGCTCTTCGAGGCGGGGGAGGAACGAAATTTTGCACCGGGCTGGCAACCCCTCACCCGCGCCGGCCTTACCAGCTACCGGGTACCGGGCGATCACGACAGCTGCCTCTTTGAACCGCAGGTTACGGTCCTGGCGGCCCGGCTGAGCGAGTGTCTGGCTGCCCACACCTCTGGAGGGAAGGGATGA
- a CDS encoding M23 family metallopeptidase, producing MPVFPRSAASRCAVAVLAQRRWAVLLLATLLVFVHFQPVAQARAGRYRLALSSTSRRVARPRGLPVRGRVRITSRFGWRIDPFTHRRAFHNGIDFAGRRGTPIFATAPGIVGLAGWSRGGYGKRILIRHGRGWSTLYGHLSRIKVRPGMRVRRRQLIGRMGSTGRSTAPHLHYTIFRRGRAINPRPFLRRR from the coding sequence ATGCCGGTGTTTCCCCGTTCCGCAGCGAGTCGGTGTGCGGTTGCTGTTCTGGCCCAACGGCGCTGGGCAGTTCTGTTACTGGCGACTTTGCTGGTCTTCGTTCACTTTCAGCCCGTAGCCCAGGCCCGAGCAGGCCGCTACCGGCTAGCTCTCTCTTCGACGTCCCGCCGGGTGGCCCGACCGCGCGGCTTGCCAGTGCGGGGCCGGGTGCGGATCACCTCCCGCTTTGGCTGGCGGATCGACCCTTTTACCCACCGGCGCGCCTTTCATAACGGCATCGACTTTGCTGGACGGCGCGGCACGCCGATCTTCGCCACCGCTCCCGGCATCGTGGGTCTGGCCGGTTGGAGCCGGGGCGGCTACGGCAAGCGCATTCTCATCCGCCACGGTCGGGGCTGGAGCACCCTCTATGGCCATCTCTCGCGAATCAAGGTCCGGCCCGGAATGCGGGTGCGCCGCAGGCAACTCATCGGTCGGATGGGCAGTACCGGTCGCAGCACCGCGCCCCACCTGCACTACACCATCTTCCGGCGGGGCCGGGCGATCAACCCCCGTCCCTTCCTGCGCCGCCGCTAG
- a CDS encoding anthranilate synthase component I, with the protein MLCSDWCWLSLPLAGRTGADLFDCLFGDEAIAVLLESPQLTPRTGRYSILAACPAQILVPPLGRVLPTLKDWLATARTLAPLPEEYRSLPFRGGLVGWFGYDLAWEIERLAYRRADALPFPVAWWFEPTVFAVADHAEDQLWLALCPTSQQPERKRSWPYWRKRLETPALGAAPAPPAASSPLLLPVRDDFLQAVHRIKEHIAAGDIFQGNLSLRFALEWTGGGWQLYRRLAQLNPSPFASYWRTPFGEMISCSPERLVSLRGRAVSTRPIAGTRPRGQTLEGDSALEAELLLSPKERAEHIMLVDLERNDLGRVCQPGSVEVDELLSIERYSHVMHIVSNIVGELQPGYDALDLVRAVFPGGTITGCPKVRCMEIIEQLEPVRRSLFYGSCGYLDRTGDLDLNILIRTLLKSGHQVWGQVGAGIVADSEAEKEFDESLDKAKAQWTALGTA; encoded by the coding sequence ATGTTGTGCTCTGATTGGTGCTGGCTGTCGTTGCCCCTGGCCGGGCGCACGGGCGCGGATCTGTTCGATTGCCTCTTTGGCGACGAGGCAATCGCCGTGCTCCTCGAAAGCCCCCAGCTCACCCCGCGCACGGGCCGCTACTCGATTCTGGCGGCCTGTCCGGCCCAGATTCTCGTGCCGCCCCTGGGCAGGGTTCTACCGACGTTAAAAGACTGGCTGGCCACGGCCCGCACCCTTGCCCCACTGCCCGAAGAGTACCGGTCGCTGCCCTTTCGCGGCGGATTGGTAGGCTGGTTTGGCTACGACCTGGCCTGGGAGATCGAGAGGCTCGCTTATCGGCGCGCCGACGCGCTGCCCTTTCCGGTGGCCTGGTGGTTTGAGCCGACGGTCTTTGCTGTCGCCGATCACGCCGAAGATCAGCTCTGGCTCGCCCTCTGCCCTACCTCCCAGCAGCCGGAGCGCAAGCGCAGCTGGCCGTACTGGCGCAAGCGGCTGGAGACACCGGCACTCGGCGCGGCCCCTGCTCCCCCAGCGGCGAGCAGCCCCCTGCTCCTGCCCGTGCGCGACGATTTTTTGCAGGCCGTCCACCGGATCAAAGAGCACATCGCCGCTGGGGACATCTTCCAGGGCAATCTTTCGCTGCGCTTTGCCCTGGAGTGGACGGGCGGGGGTTGGCAGCTCTACCGGCGGCTGGCCCAGCTTAATCCTTCGCCTTTTGCCAGCTACTGGCGCACGCCCTTCGGTGAGATGATCAGCTGCTCGCCGGAGCGGCTGGTCTCCCTGCGCGGCAGGGCCGTCAGTACCCGCCCCATCGCCGGTACCCGACCGCGTGGCCAGACCCTCGAGGGCGACAGCGCCCTCGAAGCGGAGTTGCTCTTAAGCCCCAAGGAGCGGGCTGAGCACATCATGCTGGTCGATCTCGAGCGCAACGACCTCGGGCGCGTCTGTCAGCCCGGTAGTGTCGAGGTCGATGAGCTATTGAGCATCGAGCGCTACTCCCACGTCATGCACATCGTCTCGAATATCGTCGGCGAACTGCAGCCGGGCTACGACGCCCTCGATCTGGTGCGCGCCGTCTTTCCGGGCGGTACGATCACCGGCTGCCCGAAGGTGCGCTGCATGGAAATTATCGAGCAGCTCGAACCGGTGCGCCGCTCGCTTTTTTATGGCTCCTGCGGCTACCTCGACCGCACAGGCGACCTGGATCTCAACATTCTCATCCGCACCCTCCTAAAGTCTGGCCATCAGGTCTGGGGCCAGGTGGGAGCAGGGATCGTCGCCGACTCCGAAGCCGAAAAAGAATTCGATGAATCCCTCGACAAGGCAAAAGCCCAGTGGACAGCCCTGGGCACTGCTTAA